The Fodinibius salinus nucleotide sequence AATCAATCCCGCTTTTCGAGCATGAGGATGAAGACTCAGCAGGGGAGCAGCCTGTTTAGACGTGTTAAGTTCTTCGTTCATTACTGCATTATACATTCCTTCGGATAATTCCCACCATCCATAGTCGTCATCGTCATTTCTTTTTTGAGGAATGATAGTTTCTTCCTGAGCCGCTTCAAACTCACTGCCTCCAAAGTCCAGTGCTCCCTTTTGGGTGAGTACAGAAATGCTGGAAACTGTTAAATCAAAGTGATCCTCATGTTGTTGCGTGTCTTGGTGGATGAAAGAGTCTATGTATTTGGTCAGTTCATCGGATGTAATAAAATGCATAGTCGGTTACCCAGAGGTTATTTAATTTTACGTAATAATATAACAAAGCATGCGCGGCATGATGAATCTATTATCCCTAATAAGGGGTATCATGCTCCCGTTCCTTTTTTAAAGCTCGCAGATACCATTCAAACTCATCTAAAAATTGGGCAGATCGTTTATAGTAGGCGTCATCGTTGGGGATCCCATCTTTGGTGAATGCTTCCGTAATTTTGGGGATAGGGAGTATAGATGGGATACTACTCATTCCCATCTCAGCGAGCATACTTCGTAGCTGCATAGCTGCCCGCACGCCACCGAAATGTCCTTTTGAATAACAAACTATGCCCGAAGGTTTAAAGAAATATTCTTCTAAAAAGTGATCCAGCAAATTAGAAAGAGCGGGAGGGATGCTATGATTATATTCCGCAGAAACGATAATGTAACCATCAGCCTTCCTGATAATTTGCGCTAGCTGCTCAAGCTTATCAGGAGCCTCTCCATCCTCAAACTCTTTGTACATTTTATCCAATAATGGCAAATCAAAGTCGGTGGGATCCACCAGCGTAGCATCATGATCGCGATTGATACATTGTTCAGTGATGAACCGAGCTGCCCGCATACCTTTTCTATGGTGACGTACTGATCCGTAAATTACTGCAATATTATAATCCATGATATTTACCTGAGGTTAATTGGTACAGTTTTAAAAAATGGAGAAGCTAAATTTACTTCCTATTTAACCAGCTTCCATACAGTTCGGGACGCCTATCGCCTAAAAACAGTTTTTTGGCGTGAGACTGAGATACCTCATCCAGGTCTATTGAACAGTAAAGGATTTCTTCGGTACCTCCTTTAGCTTCAGCAATAACTTCTCCCGATGGATTACAAACGAAGGATTCTCCCGCGAAAGTAAGTTTAGGTTCGTTCCCCACACGATTGCAGAGTGCAGTAAAATATCCGTTTTGAAAAGCTGCTGTGCGTAACTCCGACTGGTAGAGTCCTTCCGGCCATTCACCCACAGCGCCGGCCTGTGGCACAAACACGATATCAGCACCGGCCAAAGCCAGGGCACGCATGTACTCGGGATAATGCCGATCATAACAGATAGCTACGCCGATATTGCCAAATGGAGTTTCATAAACCGGAGCTCCGGAATCCCCCGGGGTATAATACTGCTGTTCGTGGAAGCAGGCATAATCGGTAATATGCACCATGCGAGTTGTACCCAGTATAGATCCGTCAGTATTAATGACCGGAGAACTGTCATAAGCCTTGTCTCCGGCTTTTTCGTAAAGATTTAATATGAGGACCACGCCAAACTCTTTGGCCAATTCAGAAAAGGCCTGTGTGGTAGAGCCCGGAATCGGTTCGGCATTTGAGATGGGGTTCTCAGGATTATTGAACTGTGGGTAGAAGGGTTCAAATGCAAGTTCAGAGAAACAAATAATATCAGCACCGGATTTTGCTGCCTGCCGGGCATTTTGCAATCCCTTTTCTATATTTTGGGATTTATCTGTTGAGCAACTTTGCTGGATGAGTGCAATTTGCATGGGTAGAGACTTAATCTAATTATTGAGAATAGAATATTGATATAAATATAAAAAGCTGCCCACCGTCAATGATGAGCAGCTTTTCGTTTTACTATCACAAAAATTAGTAAGAATTACTGCGGGTATAGCTTGTGCAGCTTCCGTTTTCTTTTCCGTCTTTCTTTGCATCTTCTTTTGTTTCAAATCCGCCGTTGGAGTAGGCTTCAATATCACCGTTTTTTGCAGTTTGTCGCCATCTCCATTCTCCGTGGGCGTCCTGATATAATTCACATCGTGGCATAAAAAATATCTACCTTATTAGTATTCTTATGATCTGTTTAGCACCCAAAATAGTTTTGGGAGCTTTAGTAAAGGTGCAAAAAAAATCGCAGATTTCGAAGTAAAATTGCGGTTTCTTTTCGTGTCTAACGATTCCAAATATACAATATAAATGCGTTAATTATTCTCCGGAAGCAGTTTAAAGTCATAATCCACATTATCCTTCACTTCTAATCTCGGCAGATCGATAGGCACGTCATGTTCTTCGGCTTCCTTTTCAAGCGCTGTATAGTAGGTTCTTGAAACCAGCAGCCGTTTATATTCTACTCCTTTATCGTAAATATAATCTGTAATTGCATCACGCAGGCGATCCATCTTTTCCATGGTAAATAGGTGATCTATAGATTATTATTCTTTGTTTAAAAGCATAACTTAACATTATTTACGAGCGGTTCAAGATAAAAATCTGTTGTGTATAAAAGGTTTAAGCAGTAGATTAAAATATTGAATGTATAGCTTGTGATATTTCATAAGGTCCAAAAAGAAATAGGATACTTGATATGGAACTGAGTAAAATATTTTTAGCTCTTATCACAGATACACTTATAATCTTTGCAGTAGGAACGGTAGCCTCACTGTAAGGACACTCATTAGCGGGGCCTGAAAGTAGGTATAGCTTGCTTTGGAGTATACCAAAAGTATGGTATCATAAATATATCTTTGAATCTAACTAAATTATGATGGCTAAATTAACTAAAAATCTTCGTATTGTACTTCCAATACTATTAGCTGGAGTCTTATTGATTGGTTGTGAAGCCAGACAAGAAAATAATGCTCAAAAAAATACTGTATCTACTGATAAGGCAAATAAAGTTGTGCAGAATTCTGATCCTAAGGCATTGGCTATAGCTGATAGCGTAATTGAAGCAATGGGAGGTGCACAGGCGTGGGAGGAGACGAAAGTTATTCGCTGGAATTTCTTTGGCCGGCGAACACATACCTGGGATAAAGAACAAGGCCGTGACCGTATATCAATACCCGGGCAAAATATGGAGATAACCCTTGATCTGAAATCCAAAGAGGGAACGGTTGTTAAAAATGGCGAACCACTCACACAACCTGATTCAGTGCAAAAATATCTCGAAACAGGATATAGTATGTGGGTTAATGATTCATATTGGCTGGTGATGCCGTTCAAACTTAAAGATCCGGGCGTTTCATTGGGGTACATGGGGTTGGATACCACTCGGGTCGGAACACCAGCGCACAAGCTTAAACTCACCTTTGGCGATGTGGGGATGACACCCGAGAATAAATATCATGTTTATGTGGATACAACAGATCACCTGATCAAGCAGTGGGCATATTTTTCTAAGGCATCAGATGATACTGCTCGATTTGTTTTGCCGTGGAAAGATTATAACCGATATGGTAATATTTTACTAAGTGGAAATCGCGGCTCAAATACACTTTCGGATATTGAGGTGTTGGAGGAATGGCCTTACAAACAGTAGGGGGATTTGCAAAACGAAAGATTTGGTCACTTCGATTTTAAGTATCCGGCGGGGAATGCTCTGGTTTAGGTATTGCTCAAGCTGTTAGATACAGGTTGAGAATAAAGATGATCTTCATTTCAACTATTCACCTTCTTGGGGTGATGCAGTAATAATTGGAAAAGTACTATTCATTAATCTGTCCCAGTCGAAGAAATATGGGGAATTGGACTTCAAAATTCTGCGGATTGGTAATTTTTGCTTCTAACTTTTTAATGGTTTTGTTTATGGGATTATAATCCTGCTCGGTTTTTATCTTTTGAATGGCTGACCAAGAATTAAAATACCCTTCCAGCTGATTGAGTGTCCACTGGTACGTATTTATGATGTGCGGTGTGGCAATTTCATCAAACGGAAAGGGAATAGTTTTATATTCTTCATCGAGATAGGTGCGGTTTTTGTCGTAATAAGTTCCAAACGCTTCTTCATATAGCTCATCAATAATAGGGTTAGCTGCCGCATTGACCCGTACCATGCCGTAACCAATTACTGCTAACAGCGCATCGTGTTTGGCTACGCGTCGAACCTCTTGATAAAACTGATCAACATTAAACCAGTGGATGGCCTGTGCTACTGTTATTAAATCAAATTTATTTTCAGCTAACTCTGAATCTTCGGCACGGGCTATTTGGTATTGAATGTTATCCTTTTTGGGAGCATGTGACAGCTGTTCTTTACTAATATCGGTAGCTAAGACTTCATCAAAATGGTTGGAAAGGTATTTTGCTACTTGCCCCGAACCGGTGGCACAATCCCATGCGGACTTATTTGAAGCAATATGATTAAAAATAATGTCATACATGTCCTCGGGATAATCGGGACGGTACTTGGCATAAAGGTCGGCTTGTTTTGAGAATCGAGAAGCCATAAGCGCTCTTTATTTGTTGTTATACATTTTTTCGCCAGCGGTAATTTTTACATCCAGACGGTTTTGCGTGGGCGGCAGTGGACAAGTGGCAAAGTTGGTAAATACGCAGGGTGGATTGTAGGCTTTATTAAAATCGATGTGGGTGATGTTGTTTTCGTCTGGAGTCGAAACATACATATATCGTCCTCCGCTGTAGGTGCTTTCACCGTTGGTTTGATCCCCGAAAATGATAAAAAACTCCTCATCGTTTTCCGGGTGTCCCAGTGGGGAAATCGAATAGTCTTGTCCATTGATATTAAACTCAAGCATACCGTATAAACTATCCTGATAGACTTCTCCCATTACATCGGGGATAGAAATAACTTTGGGCTTATCAAAGGGAATAAACTGTGCTTTTTTGCGCCAGCGCTTTGTTACGGGAAAATGCTTTATCCCGCTAAACGAAGTCAGGTTTGGGTGGTCGGTATCCTTAAGTCGCAGATAATAGGTGCCGCGTCGCTCAATGATATACCATAGCAGATCATTATGCCGAAGGGTAGTGGGTTCATCCTTTAAGTCGGTTTGCAATTGCATGGATGAAATGCGGCTGGTGTCATGCATAACGGTGATACCTTGTTTGATCTGAACACCAAATGAGCTGTCCTTTTTGGTAATGGTACCTATTTGTGCCGCAGCTTTGGCTGGAAATATGATATCATTGGATGAGTCGGCTCCAAAGGTATGAGTTCCGTCCGGTAGAGTATATAAACCGGCAAGTGTAAGCCAGCTGTCCTCTTCAGTTAATGAGCTGGCACGCTGCTGATGCCATTTTCGAATCTCTTGTTGATACTGTTGGTCGGTTTGTTGATCGGGGTTGTTACTGCAAAAGGTAGTGACAAACAAGAGAGGCAGAGAAATAAGGAGCAAAGATGGAAATTTGATCTTATTCATTTTTTAATAATGTATTTATAAAAGTTAAAAGAATATTTTTTTTAACTCGATTCCCTAATCTCTCTTCCCAAAGGAGGGAAAGTCTTGGCAATTATCCTACCTACTGAAAGCGGAGATTAAGAAAGGTTAAGAATCATATGCCAGCTCTTAATGCTAGCTTCGCAACTAATTACTGATCTACATCCAACTCAATGGCTACTTCTTCGTATTGTTTATGGAATATGGGTACTAGCATACTCCAAAGATAGCAAATAATACCTATGATCATGAATATCACGCCAAAGGTGATGTCATGTTCCAAGGCACCCATTTGAGTAAGCAGGTTATGCCAGTCATGAGATTCTTGGCCGAGCCCGCCAATAAGGGGCAGTTGGGCGGCTCCACCATCAGCGGCATAGGCAGCTATATCCATCCAGCTGTATCCCAATAGCACCAGTGAAAATTGCATACCAATATTTTTTTGATTAACCCAGCAAAAGAATACGATAGCGGATGGGAGTAGTATTTGAAACAGAGATCCTCCTAAAATTGTGATAAAACGAATACCGAAAATACTAAAGAAGGTATGTCCGGCTTCATGGGTAATCAGTAAAAAGGTATGTACACATAAGTGAATGATGTTTAAAGGGAAGGGATAGTCGTAGTTGTAAGAGTAAAAAATATTGTACTCCAGGGCCCAGTAATAGTGGTGGATGGAGTAGATAATGAAGGGTAACAGGAGTAGCACTCCCCACCAATTCTTTAAAAAATAGATGCCCCAGCTTTTAAGTTTTTCGGTATTCATTACATTAAATCACCTAAGGTTACAGAATGTTTTTATA carries:
- a CDS encoding NADPH-dependent FMN reductase, which translates into the protein MDYNIAVIYGSVRHHRKGMRAARFITEQCINRDHDATLVDPTDFDLPLLDKMYKEFEDGEAPDKLEQLAQIIRKADGYIIVSAEYNHSIPPALSNLLDHFLEEYFFKPSGIVCYSKGHFGGVRAAMQLRSMLAEMGMSSIPSILPIPKITEAFTKDGIPNDDAYYKRSAQFLDEFEWYLRALKKEREHDTPY
- a CDS encoding nitrilase-related carbon-nitrogen hydrolase, which codes for MQIALIQQSCSTDKSQNIEKGLQNARQAAKSGADIICFSELAFEPFYPQFNNPENPISNAEPIPGSTTQAFSELAKEFGVVLILNLYEKAGDKAYDSSPVINTDGSILGTTRMVHITDYACFHEQQYYTPGDSGAPVYETPFGNIGVAICYDRHYPEYMRALALAGADIVFVPQAGAVGEWPEGLYQSELRTAAFQNGYFTALCNRVGNEPKLTFAGESFVCNPSGEVIAEAKGGTEEILYCSIDLDEVSQSHAKKLFLGDRRPELYGSWLNRK
- a CDS encoding class I SAM-dependent methyltransferase; translated protein: MASRFSKQADLYAKYRPDYPEDMYDIIFNHIASNKSAWDCATGSGQVAKYLSNHFDEVLATDISKEQLSHAPKKDNIQYQIARAEDSELAENKFDLITVAQAIHWFNVDQFYQEVRRVAKHDALLAVIGYGMVRVNAAANPIIDELYEEAFGTYYDKNRTYLDEEYKTIPFPFDEIATPHIINTYQWTLNQLEGYFNSWSAIQKIKTEQDYNPINKTIKKLEAKITNPQNFEVQFPIFLRLGQINE
- a CDS encoding DUF1684 domain-containing protein, with the protein product MNKIKFPSLLLISLPLLFVTTFCSNNPDQQTDQQYQQEIRKWHQQRASSLTEEDSWLTLAGLYTLPDGTHTFGADSSNDIIFPAKAAAQIGTITKKDSSFGVQIKQGITVMHDTSRISSMQLQTDLKDEPTTLRHNDLLWYIIERRGTYYLRLKDTDHPNLTSFSGIKHFPVTKRWRKKAQFIPFDKPKVISIPDVMGEVYQDSLYGMLEFNINGQDYSISPLGHPENDEEFFIIFGDQTNGESTYSGGRYMYVSTPDENNITHIDFNKAYNPPCVFTNFATCPLPPTQNRLDVKITAGEKMYNNK